Part of the Pirellulales bacterium genome, GGGCTCACTCGGCTGACCTTCGGTCACGACGAACCTGCCGCGGCGATCGCCGCGCTGGGCGACGACGCAGCCGAACTGCGCGCACGGCCCACCGCGCCAGCGGCCGACTGGGTCGCGCGACTCAAGCGGTTTGCCACCGGCGATCGCGTTGACCTGAGCGCCATCCCGGTCGATTGGCCATCGATGACGCCCTTCCAACGCCGCGTCTACGAGCGTTGCCGGCGCATTCGCCCTGGCGAGACCTTGAGCTATGCCGAAATGGCGACGGCTGTCGGCTCACCGCATGCAGCGCGTGCCGTCGGCAATTGCATGGCTCGTAACCCGGTGCCGCTGGTCGTCCCGTGCCATCGGGTTGTCGGCAGCGGCGGCGGTTTGGGCGGCTTTTCCGCGCCAGGCGGATTGAGCACCAAGTCGCGCCTGCTCGCCATGGAGCAAGGTCGCAAAGCGGCGAGCGTACGGTAGCCAGGTTCGCCCGCTTGCAATTCCTCCACAGTGGGGCGGACCCGAAGGCCTGTCGGGACTGGCCGCGAACATTGGCTCGTTCCGCGACGTC contains:
- a CDS encoding methylated-DNA--[protein]-cysteine S-methyltransferase, whose amino-acid sequence is MSRANLLAAKPRPTRTAAPWSHVFLTRLGWMGITVGQQGLTRLTFGHDEPAAAIAALGDDAAELRARPTAPAADWVARLKRFATGDRVDLSAIPVDWPSMTPFQRRVYERCRRIRPGETLSYAEMATAVGSPHAARAVGNCMARNPVPLVVPCHRVVGSGGGLGGFSAPGGLSTKSRLLAMEQGRKAASVR